In the Juglans microcarpa x Juglans regia isolate MS1-56 chromosome 6D, Jm3101_v1.0, whole genome shotgun sequence genome, one interval contains:
- the LOC121234561 gene encoding uncharacterized protein LOC121234561 produces the protein MYLKDIETRFNQADRNIDADEEETLDGYRIFNQKVHPLGIASNVQLEDKLFRAAIWYVLNNCAEIGPYIEEHYEKCKVQHPNCINRTHQTEFPTWFKQRIQEHRTSHTLDVSADLYALACGPDRWVATYAACIINGKRFHTKQRELGRRTQNSGVLVTGDEVTNNVDFYGVINNIVELRYMEWRRVYLFECDWFDVGDRKRGVRVDDHMIGVNMNRTWYKDEPFMLASQADQCFYIRDLRAKGSWGVVQNYANRNVYNIPPQPRVLENIDGESSTHDADQENESSYYYEPVQCDNTLQVATPLNRPDILPSHVYAREIMDLDGQRKHAIGFINDDMITSDSGNAASEGEFSDEGDLSTNEGEHSDEEDLSTEDESSYDL, from the exons ATGTACCTCAAAGACATTGAGACGAGATTTAATCAAGCGGACCGCAACATTGATGCTGACGAAGAGGAAACGTTAGATGGGTACAGAATTTTCAACCAGAAAGTTCATCCCTTGGGCATAGCTTCTAACGTGCAATTAGAAGATAAACTCTTTAGGGCAGCCATCTGGTACGTGCTCAACAATTGTGCGGAGATTGGACCTTATATAGA GGAACACTACGAGAAATGTAAGGTGCAACACCCAAATTGCATTAATCGCACGCATCAAACTGAGTTTCCAACTTGGTTCAAGCAACGT ATCCAGGAACATCGTACCTCGCATACACTTGATGTGTCTGCTGATTTGTATGCGTTAGCTTGCGGGCCTGACCGTTGGGTTGCAACATATGCTGCTTGCATAATAAATGGAAAAAGGTTTCATACGAAGCAGCGTGAACTTGGCCGGCGTACACAAAATTCTGGGGTGTTGGTAACAGGTGATGAGGTCACAAATAACGTGGACTTCTACGgtgttattaataatatcgtAGAGTTACGCTACATGGAGTGGCGTCGGGTGTACCTGTTTGAATGTGATTGGTTTGACGTTGGTGATCGAAAACGAGGGGTGCGGGTGGATGACCATATGATTGGTGTCAACATGAACAGGACTTGGTATAAGGATGAACCATTCATGTTGGCGAGTCAGGCTGATCAATGTTTCTACATAAGAGATTTAAGGGCGAAAGGGAGTTGGGGTGTTGTGCAGAACTATGCAAATAGGAATGTATACAACATTCCACCACAGCCGAGGGTTCTCGAAAATATTGATGGCGAATCAAGTACTCATGATGCCGATCAAGAAAATGAGTCATCATATTATTATGAACCAGTGCAGTGTGATAATACACTTCAAGTGGCAACTCCACTGAATAGGCCTGATATACTACCTAGCCATGTCTATGCACGAGAAATCATGGATCTGGATGGTCAACGAAAGCATGCAATAGGCTTTATTAATGATGACATGATCACTTCTGATTCTGGAAATGCGGCCAGTGAGGGGGAATTTTCAGATGAGGGCGACCTATCAACAAATGAGGGTGAACATTCAGATGAGGAGGACCTATCAACAGAGGATGAGTCATCATATGATTTATAA